CGCGTAACCGAGCGTGAACGCCAGCGCCGAACCGCCGCTGGCAACCAGTTTACGCCTGTCCCGAACACCGTGCGCCGCGGCGTAGGCGATGCTGGACAGGATCACGCCGGCAACCATCCCCACACGTGGGGTCAGGTAGAACAGCAGGTATCCGCGGTAGAGCACCTCCCATCCCACCCCGGCGGCGATCGCGGTAGCGACGTAGAGGCGGGTTTCGCCCGGCGTACGCGGCGCGATACCATCAAGCGGGTCGATCTCGCCGTTCACGGCCGAACGCCACGTGAGCCCGGCCGATGCGACAAGGACGAGTGCGGCGATGGCGACGCCGGTGAGGGCAGGCGTCGACATCGGGCGCGCCAGACCCAGCGCCATGATATTGCGATCTGCTATTCGCCAGTCGAGCGCAAGAAGCGCCAACAGGATGAGAATGACGCAGACCGTCGTCGCGTAACGCCGCGACACCGCTGGCTCGAAGGCGGACGGCTCGCGCTCACGCAACGCGGCCCGCGGGGATGCCGAAGAGCAGCAGGCTCGCCAGAACGTGATCGAGCAAGAATCCGCTCCACGGCACCAGGCGTCAGCTTACGTCGACGTTGATCTGGAAGCGCGCGCACGGCCTTCCGACGTCCCGTTTTCGCGCACGACCCCGTCGTGGCCGTGGAAGCCGGCGCCCGCGGTATAGAAGGTCTGGCCCCCGTCGACCTTCTGCCGGTCGCAGATCACGCGGGAGTTGGGGCGACGAAATCGGTGCAGACCTTCCTGGTCGGAAGATCGACCTGTTCGTAAGCCGGGGTGTCGAATCTTCCGCGACAT
The genomic region above belongs to Sphingomonas phyllosphaerae 5.2 and contains:
- a CDS encoding CPBP family intramembrane glutamic endopeptidase, translated to MREREPSAFEPAVSRRYATTVCVILILLALLALDWRIADRNIMALGLARPMSTPALTGVAIAALVLVASAGLTWRSAVNGEIDPLDGIAPRTPGETRLYVATAIAAGVGWEVLYRGYLLFYLTPRVGMVAGVILSSIAYAAAHGVRDRRKLVASGGSALAFTLGYALTGNLWWLIVVHVTLPLLPLATARPHTAGHG